GGTCGGGCACCGGTACTCCGCGCGCACCTCGGGCGTCCGGGAATTCCTGGCCCGCAACCAGGTGCCCTACCGCTGGTACGCGTCCGACACACCGGAGGGGCAGCGGCTGCTGGCCGCCGCCGGGCAGGACGGGGGGCGGCTGCCGCTGGTGATCACGCCGGACGGTACGCCGCTGGTGGAGCCCGAGGACCCGGATCTGGCGGCGCGGGTGGGGCTGGCCACGACACCGACGGAGGAGTTCTACGACCTCGTCGTGATCGGCGGCGGTCCGGCCGGTCTCGGGGCCGCCGTGTACGGCGCGTCGGAAGGGCTGCGGACCGTCCTCGTCGAGCGGTCGGCGACCGGCGGGCAGGCGGGACAGAGCTCGCGGATCGAGAACTACCTCGGCTTCCCGGACGGTGTGTCCGGGGCGCAGCTCACCGACCGGGCGCGGCGGCAGGCGGCGAAGTTCGGCGCCGAGATCCTCACCGCGCGCGAGGTGACCGGTCTCGAGGCCACCGGGGCGTCGCACACCATCCGCTTCTCCGACGGTTCCGCGATCGCCGCGCACGCCGTGATCCTGGCGACCGGTGTGTCGTACCGGCAGTTGGAGGCGCCCGGTATCGCGGACCTGACGGGTTGCGGGGTGTTCTACGGTTCGGCGCTGACCGAGGCGGCCGCCTGCCAGGGGCACGACGTGTACATCGTGGGCGGGGCGAACTCGGCCGGGCAGGCCGCCCTGTACCTGGCGCGGGGCGCGAAGTCCGTCACCATCCTCGTCCGCGGCTCCTCGCTGTCCGCATCGATGTCCCACTATCTGGTCCAGCAGATCGACGAGGCACCCAACATCACGGTGCGCACCGGTACGGTCGTCGAGGCAGCGCACGGCACGGACCATCTGGAGCAGCTCACCCTCCGCGATGTGGCGAGCGGGCACACCGAACTCGTCGACGCGCAGTGGATGTTCGTGTTCATCGGCGCGGCCCCGCTCACCGACTGGCTGGAGGGGACCGTCCTCAGGGACGAACGCGGGTTCATCATGGCCGGCCCGGACATGACGCCCGACGGACAGCCGCCCCCGGGCTGGGAGCTGGACCGGCCGCCGTACCACCTGGAGACCAATGTGCCCGGCGTGTTCGTCGCGGGAGACGCGCGCGCCGAGTCCGCGAAGCGGGTCGCGTCCGCGGTCGGAGAGGGAGCCATGGCCGTCATGCTCGTCCACCGTTATCTGGAGCAGTCATGAGCGGGTACCTGGAGCGGTCATGAGCGGGCGCCCGATGCCGTGCGATGCGGCCGAGCTCAGCACGCTGTTCCTGTTCGAGAAGCTGAACACTGAGCAGCTCGACCGGCTGTGCCGGGAAGGCCGGGTGGAGATGTTCGAGCCCGGCGATGTGTACCGCGAGGGCGAGCCCGCCACCTGCTTCTTCGTGCTCCTCGAAGGCACCGTCGTGATGTCGCGCCTGGTCGGCAGGGACGACGTGGAGATCAGCCGCAGCTCCCAGCGCGGGGTGTACGCGGGGGCCATGCAGGCGTATCTGGCCGGCCAGGACCAGGCGGTCTACAAGGGCTCCATGCGGGTCATCGAGCCCTCGCGGTTCTTCGTCCTGCCCGCCCAGACGTTCTCGGCGATCCTGCGCGACTGGTTCCCCATGGCCGTGCATCTGCTGGAGGGGATGTTCTTCGGCAGCCAGAAGACCCAGCGGACGATCGGTCAGCGCGAGCGGCTGCTGGCGCTCGGCTCGCTGGCGGCCGGACTCACGCATGAGCTCAACAACCCGGCGGCCGCCGCGGTCCGGGCCACCTCGGCGCTGCGCGAGCGGGTGGCCGGCATGCGGCACAAGCTGGGCATGATCGCGGCGGGCCCGTACGCGCGCGACGCTCTGGAGACCCTCGTCGAGATCCAGGAGCGCACGGCAGAACAGGTCGCCAAGGCCACGCCCTTGAGCCCTCTGGAGGCGTCCGACCGGGAGGACGCCCTCGCCGACTGGCTCGACGACCACGGCATCGCGGGCGGCTGGCAGTTGGCACCGACGTTCGTGCAGGCGGGTCTCGACACGGACTGGCTGGACCAGGTCGCGGCCGCTGTCGACGAGCAGTCCCTCGACGGCGCGGTCCGGTGGCTCAACTACACCGTGGAGACCGAGCTCCTGATGAACGAGATCGAGGACTCCACGGCCCGTGTCTCGCACCTCGTGAACGCGGCCAGGCAGTACTCGCAGCTCGACCGGGCGCCCTACCAGGTCGCCGATCTGCACGAACTGCTGGACAGCACGCTGATGATGCTCTCCGGCAAGATGGGCCCCGGCGTCAAGGTCGTCAAGGAGTACGACCGTACGCTGCCGAAGATCCCCGCCTATCCGGGCGAGTTGAACCAGGTATGGACCAACCTCATCGACAACGCCGTGTCGGCGATGGACGGCGAGGGGACGCTGACGGTGCGCACGGCGCTCGACGGGGACCAGGCGCTCGTCGAGTTCCGCGACACCGGGCCCGGGGTGCCCGCCGAGATCCGCGACCGCATCTTCGACCCGTTCTTCACCACCAAGCCGGTCGGTGAGGGCACCGGGCTCGGCCTGGACATCTCGTGGCGGATCGTCGTCAACAAACACCGCGGGAGCCTCCAAGTGCGGTCCGTGCCCGACGACACCCGTTTCCAGGTACGTCTTCCGCTGACCGTCACGGACACCTCCGAGGAGCCGTCATGACCACCTCGACCGGAATCGACCCCACCGTCCCGCCGAGCGGCACCGGCTGCGTCGAGTGCGACGCCGTCGGCGGGTGGTGGTTCCATCTGCGGCGCTGCGCGCAGTGCGGTCACATCGCCTGCTGCGACGACTCGCCTGCCAAGCACGCCACCGCCCACGCGCGGAGCACCGGGCACCCCGTCATCCGCAGCTTCGAGCCGGGCGAGAGCTGGTTCTGGAACTACGACACGTCCGAGCTGTACGAGTCGGGGCCCGGCCTCGCTCCCCCGGCGAGCCACCCGGCCGACCAGCCCACCCCCGGACCGGCCGGACGCGTTCCGGCGAACTGGGCCGAGACGCTTCGCTGAGGGAGCACGCTGCGGGGGTGCGCTGCTGCGGGGACGTCCTGCGGGGCGGGGTTCAGCGCCGGACGATGTTGGGCAGGGTGCCCTGTTGAGCCATGGCCATGCGGAAAGGTTGACTGCGTTGACTGCCTTGATCGGTATCCCGGAGATCCGGACCATGGCCGAACGGATCGCCGGCCATGTCGTGCGAACACCCACGGTGCCGAGTCCAGGGCTGTCGTCGCTGCTGAACGCACCGGTCACGGTGAAACTGGAACTGCTGCAGCGCACAGGGTCGTTCAAGGCGCGTGGCGCGACGGCAAAGCTGCTCGCGCTGAGCGAGGCCGAGCGCGCGGCGGGTGTCGTGGCGGTGAGCGGCGGCAACCACGGGATCGCGCTCGCGGTGATGGCCGCCGCGCTCGATGTGAAGGCGACCGTGGTGATGCCGCGGTCGGCCCCGGCGCGGTCCGCCGAGATCGTGGAGTCGACCGGCGCCCTCCTGCGACTGACCGACGGCATGGACGAAGCGTTCGCGCTCATGGAGCGGTTGCGGGACGAGGGGCTGACGCCCGTCCACCCCTTCGACGATCCGCTCGTGATCGCCGGACAGGGCACCGTCGGCCTGGAGTTCGCCGACGACGCCGGCGAACTGACCGACGTGCTCGTCAGCATCGGGGGCGGCGGGCTGATCTCCGGTGTCGCCGCGGCACTGCGCACGCTGCGGCCCGGGGTGCGGATCTGGGGTGTGGAGACGGAAGGCGCGCAGGCCATGTCGGAGGCGTTGGCCGCGGGCGGTCCGGTACCGGTGGCACTGTCGTCGATCGTGACCACGCTCAGCGCACCCGCCGTCTCGCACCTGACCTACGACCATGTGTCCGCCCTGGTCGACGACGTGCTCGTGATCCCGGACCGCGAGGCGGTCCAGGGCATTCTCGACCTCGCCGACCACGCCAAGGTGTGGGCCGAACCGGCCGCGGGCTGTCTGCTGCCCGCGGCCCGGCGGGTACGGGAACGTGTGGGTGACGGGGCGCGGCTCGGGCTGGTGCTGTGCGGGGGCAACGCGGCCCCCGGAGACGTCATGTCCTGGGCGGAGCGTTTCGGCCTGAACTGAGCATGTGCGGTCCGCCGAGTACCTGTGCGCAGCACCTCCGCGGAGCACCTCCGCGTACGGGCCGAGGCGTGAGCGCTTGATTCTGAATTCAACCACTGGAAGGTTGCCGTCGAGGGTGCACCCGTCCGGATGCGCGTCGCCGCACTCAGGACGATGCTGGAAACATGTCCGGACGCGCACCCCTGATCGTGCATCCAGCGTTGGGCACCGGCGGCCGCCAGGTGACCGCGCGGGGTGAGAATCTCGGCGTGGCCTTTTCGGACGAGGACCTGCTGGAGTTTCTGGGCCGGGCAGGCCTGCCGGACGCGGAAGATCTCCTGGACGACCCGGCCTGGGTGAAGTGGCGTGGGGGGCAGGCGCACTACTACGGGGCCGCATAGGAGTCACACGACTTGGGGCACCCCGCCCGCGGGGGCCTCGCTGTGCGATGGCGTTGCTCCGATCGGGGGGCGCACTCACCCGACTCGGTGGGCGGCGGCAAGCGCGCGTACCACCGGCGTGGACGCGGACGTTGCCCCGGCATGGACAGCACTCACACAGCACTGCGGCGCGTTACGACCCGTCTGCGCACGGGCAGCCCGTGCGCCGAACTGACCAACGACTACCGGAGCCATCCGCCGATCTACGCCCAGCTCGTCGTGGAGTGGCGAGCCAAGGGCCGCCTGGTCCCGGAGCGTCGCGAGGCGCGTGAGGTGCTGTGGGCTTCCTTCGCCGCGCCGGCTCCGCAGGCGGACGAGGCCGACCCCGAATCCGAATCCGAACCCCAGCCCAGCCCCGGGCCCGTGCCCGCGGTTCCCGTGCCCCGCGGCCTCCCGCGCTGGGTGAGGACTACTCCTCGCTGAGCGGCGCCAGGACGGCCAGCGTTCCGTTGGCCTGACGCAGCGCCAGCTCCAGGGGGAGGGCGGGGTGCAGGGCGCCGGTCCCGTCCGGAGGGATGATCCACTCCAGGAATCCCGCGGACCGGTACGGAGGCGGTACGGCGACCCACGAGCCCTTGCCGAGGTGGCGCAGGCCCGACCCCTCCCAGCGGCTGGCGGGATCGGGCGGCAGGAAGAAGCCGACGCGGTGGGCCGCGCAGTCCACCAGCGTGGGCCCCGGTACCTGAAGCGGTTCGCACCACAGGATGTCCAGGGCGAGCAGGCCCAGCGGTTCGGGAACGCTCAGCACGTCCCAGAAGCGCCCGGCTTCCAGGAGCACGCCACCGTTGCCGTGATCCCACTCCCATTTGCACGCCCGGGGGTCCCTGGCGGCCGCGGCCAGCCACTCCACGCTTTGCATCCACATCGCGTTCGTCATGGCCCACTCCCGGATATTCCACTCCGCTCGGCAGACGCGGAGAAAGACACAGCCAGCGGGCCCGCGACGGCGCATCAGCCCCTGGGCATATGCATGGTGGTAAATATTTCTATGCGGCGGAAGGGGTGGCGCGCCCTGGCGTTTTCCCGCGGCCGGTCAAAGCGAGGGCAACGCTGCGTGGAGCGGGTGCGGTGGACCGCCACGCAAGCGAGGCGCGTGCCCCCGTGCGATGAACGTGTGCTCGACGAGTTCCGCCCGAGGGGGATGTCCGGCGTTGACGGGTCACCGTCATAATGCTCGGGTGATCACCCCCTCCCCCACAGCCGTACAGCGCGTCCCCGTCGTCATCGTCGGCGCGGGACCGGCCGGTCTCACCCTCGGCAACATCCTGCGCGCCGCGTCCGTCGACTGCGTGGTCCTGGAGAACGAGAGCCGGGAGTTCATCGAACAGCGGCCCCGGGCGGGGTTCATCGAGGAGTGGGCGGTGCGCGCCCTGCACCAACGGGGGCTGGCCGACCGGCTGGTGGAGCGGGCGCAGCCGCACAGCGAGTGCGAGTTCCGGATCGACGGCGAACGTCACCGGTTCGGGTACGCCGAGCTGACCGGGGACCGCCACTTCGTCTATCCGCAGCCGCTGTTGGTGACCGACCTGGTGCGCGAGTACGCCGATGTGCGCGGCGGCGACATCCGGTTCGGCGTACGGGATGTGGCCCTGCACGCGATCGACAGCGACCAGCCCTCGGTGCTGTACACGGATCCGGCCACGGGTGAGCGCCGGCGCATCGTGTGCGAGGTGATCGCCGGCTGCGACGGCGCGCGCGGAGTGACCCGCACCTACGTGCCGCCGGAGAGCGGGTCGATGGCCCGGTACGACTACGGGGTCGGCTGGCTGGCGCTGCTCGCCGAGGCCCCGCCGTCCTGCGACTGTGTCGTCTTCGGTGTCCACCCGCGTGGATTCGCCGCGCACATGGCCCGCAGCCCCCAGGTCACCCGCTACTACCTGGAGGTGACACCCGGCGACGACCCGGAGAACTGGCCGCACGAACGGGTGTGGTCGGAGCTCCACGCCCGGCTGTCGGTGCCGGGGGCTCCACCGCTCACCGAGGGACGGCTGACCGAAAAGCGGGTCCT
This genomic interval from Streptomyces dengpaensis contains the following:
- a CDS encoding FAD-dependent oxidoreductase — encoded protein: MTQAAGPARTVILTVDDDPGVSRAVARDLRRRYGEAHRIVRAESGETALDALRELKLRGDQVAVILADYRMPQMNGIEFLEQALDVYPGARRVLLTAYADTNAAIDAINVIDLDHYLLKPWDPPEEKLYPVVDDLLDAWRASDYRPVPMCKVVGHRYSARTSGVREFLARNQVPYRWYASDTPEGQRLLAAAGQDGGRLPLVITPDGTPLVEPEDPDLAARVGLATTPTEEFYDLVVIGGGPAGLGAAVYGASEGLRTVLVERSATGGQAGQSSRIENYLGFPDGVSGAQLTDRARRQAAKFGAEILTAREVTGLEATGASHTIRFSDGSAIAAHAVILATGVSYRQLEAPGIADLTGCGVFYGSALTEAAACQGHDVYIVGGANSAGQAALYLARGAKSVTILVRGSSLSASMSHYLVQQIDEAPNITVRTGTVVEAAHGTDHLEQLTLRDVASGHTELVDAQWMFVFIGAAPLTDWLEGTVLRDERGFIMAGPDMTPDGQPPPGWELDRPPYHLETNVPGVFVAGDARAESAKRVASAVGEGAMAVMLVHRYLEQS
- a CDS encoding ATP-binding protein, whose product is MSGRPMPCDAAELSTLFLFEKLNTEQLDRLCREGRVEMFEPGDVYREGEPATCFFVLLEGTVVMSRLVGRDDVEISRSSQRGVYAGAMQAYLAGQDQAVYKGSMRVIEPSRFFVLPAQTFSAILRDWFPMAVHLLEGMFFGSQKTQRTIGQRERLLALGSLAAGLTHELNNPAAAAVRATSALRERVAGMRHKLGMIAAGPYARDALETLVEIQERTAEQVAKATPLSPLEASDREDALADWLDDHGIAGGWQLAPTFVQAGLDTDWLDQVAAAVDEQSLDGAVRWLNYTVETELLMNEIEDSTARVSHLVNAARQYSQLDRAPYQVADLHELLDSTLMMLSGKMGPGVKVVKEYDRTLPKIPAYPGELNQVWTNLIDNAVSAMDGEGTLTVRTALDGDQALVEFRDTGPGVPAEIRDRIFDPFFTTKPVGEGTGLGLDISWRIVVNKHRGSLQVRSVPDDTRFQVRLPLTVTDTSEEPS
- a CDS encoding UBP-type zinc finger domain-containing protein, whose protein sequence is MTTSTGIDPTVPPSGTGCVECDAVGGWWFHLRRCAQCGHIACCDDSPAKHATAHARSTGHPVIRSFEPGESWFWNYDTSELYESGPGLAPPASHPADQPTPGPAGRVPANWAETLR
- a CDS encoding threonine/serine dehydratase, coding for MIGIPEIRTMAERIAGHVVRTPTVPSPGLSSLLNAPVTVKLELLQRTGSFKARGATAKLLALSEAERAAGVVAVSGGNHGIALAVMAAALDVKATVVMPRSAPARSAEIVESTGALLRLTDGMDEAFALMERLRDEGLTPVHPFDDPLVIAGQGTVGLEFADDAGELTDVLVSIGGGGLISGVAAALRTLRPGVRIWGVETEGAQAMSEALAAGGPVPVALSSIVTTLSAPAVSHLTYDHVSALVDDVLVIPDREAVQGILDLADHAKVWAEPAAGCLLPAARRVRERVGDGARLGLVLCGGNAAPGDVMSWAERFGLN
- a CDS encoding 4-hydroxybenzoate 3-monooxygenase, producing the protein MITPSPTAVQRVPVVIVGAGPAGLTLGNILRAASVDCVVLENESREFIEQRPRAGFIEEWAVRALHQRGLADRLVERAQPHSECEFRIDGERHRFGYAELTGDRHFVYPQPLLVTDLVREYADVRGGDIRFGVRDVALHAIDSDQPSVLYTDPATGERRRIVCEVIAGCDGARGVTRTYVPPESGSMARYDYGVGWLALLAEAPPSCDCVVFGVHPRGFAAHMARSPQVTRYYLEVTPGDDPENWPHERVWSELHARLSVPGAPPLTEGRLTEKRVLDMHSYVVEPMTYGRLFLAGDSAHLVAPIAAKGMNLALYDALLLADALIACFGTGDAGGLRDYSAACLRRVWEYQEFSQWFAELLHGPSSGDRYRAGAAGARLRRILGSPAAAATFADSYIGKGTGL